The following proteins come from a genomic window of Ictalurus furcatus strain D&B chromosome 26, Billie_1.0, whole genome shotgun sequence:
- the ints15 gene encoding integrator complex subunit 15: protein MSDIRHALLRRDPLSAAKEVLYHLDIALGSTLQTGPGLDKNTVDLVEEFIFHVPKDRNTQRKRMSCVQELQLLEIMCSYFQEQSKDAVRQVIFSALFSLQGNKADENRMATLGKLVSMAVAVCRVPILECAATWLQRTHSAWCVRLALVLVDDYCTLVPGSIATLQNVSSASPRFCCQLITAVTALYDFSSDELTPPPSLLDMVVGWITEDPRLLLLTFINTPLSSSLPLGCLEATPLAGLLRWCVKAPLASQRARKSAVTGVQPEQENGAVCEELYSKLHLSVLQVFLMLQVHLTEQNLLGRLAVLQVESVAALVEEVSALVEELNPLHAANQIQLALDRLAQALQVAMATGALLCSREDLRTLCSRLPHNNMLQLVMSGPVVPHGAAFQPSVYPYIHPARPTPLSPHPSHPALSPLPAHPALTTHHQLTPHPAHSPLPPPHAFHPASMAFQYRPIR, encoded by the exons ATGAGTGATATCCGTCACGCCCTGCTGCGGCGAGACCCGCTGAGCGCCGCTAAAGAGGTGCTGTACCACCTGGACATCGCGTTAGGGAGCACTCTGCAGACCGGGCCGGGCCTGGACAAGAACACGGTGGACCTGGTGGAGGAGTTCATATTCCACGTCCCGAAAGACCGGAACACACAGCGCaag aggatGAGCTGTGTTCAGGAGCTGCAGCTGTTGGAGATCATGTGCAGTTATTTCCAGGAGCAGAGTAAGGACGCGGTGAGACAGGTGATCTTCTCGGCGCTCTTCAGTCTGCAGGGGAACAAAGCCGATGAGAACCGCATGGCCACGCTGGGCAAACTGGTGTCCATGGCCGTCGCCGTGTGCCGCGTGCCCATCCTGGAGTGTGCTGCCACCTGGCTGCAG cGGACTCACTCTGCGTGGTGTGTGCGGTTGGCGTTGGTGTTGGTGGATGATTACTGCACGTTGGTGCCAGGCTCCATCGCCACGCTGCAGAACGTCAGCTCGGCCAGTCCACGCTTCTGCTGCCAACTCATCACCGCCGTCACCGCCCTGTACGACTTCtcctcag acgagTTAACCCCGCCCCCCTCACTGTTGGACATGGTGGTTGGTTGGATCACAGAAGACCCCAGACTGCTCCTGTTGACCTTCATCAACACTCCCCTGAGCTCCAGTTTGCCGTTGGGGTGTTTGGAGGCCACGCCCCTCGCAGGTCTGCTCCGGTGGTGCGTGAAAGCGCCGCTCGCCTCTCAGCGAGCCCGAAAGTCGGCGGTGACCGGTGTGCAGCCAGAGCAGGAGAACGGGGCGGTGTGTGAGGAGCTGTACTCCAAACTGCACCTGAGTGTTCTTCAGGTGTTCCTCATGTTACAG GTCCACCTGACGGAGCAGAACCTGCTCGGGCGTCTCGCCGTGCTGCAGGTGGAGTCCGTGGCCGCTCTGGTAGAGGAAGTGAGCGCTTTGGTGGAGGAACTCAACCCGCTCCACGCCGCCAATCAAATCCAGCTGGCTCTGGATAGGCTGGCCCAGGCCCTGcaggttgccatggcaacaggaGCGCTACTGTGTTCCAGAG AGGACCTGAGAACGCTGTGCTCCAGACTTCCTCATAACAA TATGTTACAGCTGGTCATGTCCGGTCCGGTGGTTCCGCACGGAGCGGCGTTCCAGCCCAGCGTGTATCCCTACATCCACCCCGCCCGGCCCACTCCGCTCTCGCCCCACCCCTCCCACCCCGCCCTCTCTCCTTTGCCCGCCCACCCTGCCCTCACCACACACCACCAGTTAACCCCACACCCAGCACACTCGCCCCTCCCTCCTCCGCACGCCTTCCACCCCGCCTCCATGGCCTTCCAGTACCGCCCCATCCGCTGA
- the pmm2 gene encoding phosphomannomutase 2 translates to MTSSGVDTETLCLFDVDGTLTAARQRATPHMQEFLSKLRQRVRVGVVGGSDLDKIKEQLGEDVIQRVDYVFAENGLVAYRFGQLHSVQSIQAYLGEEVLQDFINFCLDYMAKIKLPKKRGTFIEFRNGMLNVSPIGRSCSQQERIEFFELDKKEKIREKFVAVLKEEFRGRGLAFSIGGQISFDVFPEGWDKRYCLGIVEKDVYQTIHFFGDKTKPGGNDYEIYTDPRTVGHEVTSPDDTQRICEELFFS, encoded by the exons ATGACTAGCTCAGGTGTGGACACGGAGACACTCTGTCTGTTTGATGTGGACGGAactttaacagcagctcggcag agagccACTCCACACATGCAGGAGTTCCTGAGCAAGCTGAGACAGCGGGTCCGAGTCGGAGTCGTCGGAGGTTCCGATCTGGATAAGATCAAAGAGCAGCTGGGTGAAGATG TAATCCAGCGAGTGGATTATGTTTTCGCTGAGAACGGTTTGGTGGCCTACAGATTCGGGCAGCTCCATTCtgtacag AGCATCCAGGCGTATCTCGGGGAGGAGGTGTTACAGGATTTCATCAACTTCTGTTTAGACTACATGGCCAAGATCAAACTGCCCAAGAAAAG AGGGACGTTCATCGAGTTCAGGAACGGGATGCTGAACGTCTCTCCTATCGGCCGGAGCTGCAGTCAGCAGGAGAGAATCGAGTTCTTCGAGCTGGACAAG AAAGAAAAGATCCGAGAGAAATTTGTGGCTGTTCTGAAAGAAGAGTTCAGGGGGAGAGGACTGGCTTTCTCCATCg gaggACAGATCAGCTTCGATGTGTTTCCAGAAGGTTGGGATAAGCGTTACTGTTTGGGAATCGTAGAGAAGGACGTGTACCAGACCATCCACTTCTTTGGTGATAAAACCAAACCG GGAGGAAACGATTACGAGATCTACACCGACCCCCGAACCGTCGGCCACGAGGTCACGTCCCCCGACGACACACAGCGGATTTGTGAGGAACTCTTCTTCAGCTGA